A genomic segment from Spinacia oleracea cultivar Varoflay chromosome 3, BTI_SOV_V1, whole genome shotgun sequence encodes:
- the LOC130469911 gene encoding uncharacterized protein — protein sequence MYAIVTRSGKTLDDGVTHVEAQCSRGENSKGDESSDHDDEEGKSHVDGMSDGDKSNETTLLPLPTPTPPYRQRFVGKKMDDQFHKFRETISKLYVSLSFTEALKQMPHYSRFMRDILSGKRGCEPKETVLLTESCSALIQHSFPPKLNDPGSFSIPCRIQKLKFENSLCDLGASVSILPYKIFEKLTLGDLSPTAMSLQLADRSVMFPLGRIEDVPLVVGKLTFLVDFVVLDIDEDAHTPIILGRPFLATAGALIDVKGGLITLKDGDAKASFKLTIYDQCCPKMKSCMKIDTLACVENNHTCANSSN from the coding sequence ATGTACGCAAttgtgacaaggagtgggaagacTTTAGATGATGGTGTTACGCATGTTGAAGCTCAATGCTCTAGGGGGGAAAATTCTAAGGGAGATGAGTCCTCGGACCATGATGATGAGGAAGGGAAGTCTCATGTCGATGGCATGAGTGATGGTGATAAGTCGAATGAGACTACCCTTCTTCCTCTCCCAACTCCTACTCCCCCCTACCGTCAAAGATTTGTCGGTAAGAAGATGGATGACCAATTCCACAAATTCCGGGAAACCATTAGCAAACTTTATGTCTCATTATCTTTTACCGAGGCACTCAAACAAATGCCCCACTACTCAAGATTCATGAGGGACATTCTTAGTGGCAAGAGAGGGTGTGAACCCAAGGAGACCGTTCTACTCACGGAGAGTTGTAGCGCTCTAATTCAGCACTCCTTTCCCCCAAAACTCAATGATCCCgggagtttttctatcccttgtagAATTCAAAAGCTAAAATTTGAGAATTCTCTTTGTGATTTGGGGGCAAGTGTGAGCATCTTGCCATATAAGATTTTTGAGAAGCTTACTCTTGGTGATCTCTCTCCTACCGCTATGTCATTGCAACTAGCCGATCGATCGGTTATGTTTCCATTGGGTAGGATTGAGGATGTTCCCCTCGTAGTTGGCaagcttacttttcttgttgactTCGTTGTCTTGGACATCGATGAGGATGCCCACACCCCCATTATCTTGGGGAGGCCATTCTTGGCCACCGCGGGTGCCCTTATCGACGTGAAAGGGGGACTTATCACCTTGAAGGATGGAGATGCCAAAGCTAGCTTCAAGCTCACTATTTATGATCAATGTTGTCCCAAAATGAAAAGTTGCATGAAAATCGACACTCTTGCTTGTGTTGAGAACAACCATACTTGTGCTAATTCTtctaactga